One window of the Cryptomeria japonica chromosome 7, Sugi_1.0, whole genome shotgun sequence genome contains the following:
- the LOC131053816 gene encoding uncharacterized protein LOC131053816 — MKWGGEWPSFPRVRNWVNEEWGNHFEIKTLTNGFFLIIASSAEEKTALMESGPFLMSRVGFYIRDWTPNFDPRQATIEEIPVWIRLYNLPHEYWKEEIFKSVGEKIGRFIKSDEAVDKLSSCMYAQICVMWKPHLGLPKVVEMRSPEGVWRQDIEIKEIIVKCKICKEWGHEDRDCLSGQKGKGKADHALEEKLLVGVVVDQSLGNINLSFVSEAASDEVIRLCSDIQVGVEELSDSNPG; from the coding sequence ATGAAATGGGGAGGCGAATGGCCATCTTTTCCCAGAGTGAGAAACTGGGTCAATGAAGAATGGGGTAACCACTTTGAGATAAAAACTCTTACTAATGGGTTTTTTCTTATCATTGCTAGTTCGGCTGAGGAGAAGACTGCTCTGATGGAGTCGGGGCCATTTTTGATGTCAAGAGTTGGTTTTTATATAAGGGATTGGACCCCTAATTTCGATCCAAGACAAGCTACTATTGAGGAAATTCCTGTGTGGATAAGACTGTACAATCTCCCTCATGAGTATTGGAAGGAGGAAATCTTTAAGAGTGTAGGGGAGAAAATAGGGAGATTTATCAAGTCAGATGAAGCGGTTGATAAGCTCAGTTCATGCATGTATGCACAGATCTGTGTTATGTGGAAGCCGCATCTTGGGTTACCAAAggttgttgaaatgaggtctccaGAAGGAGTTTGGAGACAAGATATAGAAATCAAAGAAATCATAGTCAAATGTAAGATTTGTAAAGAATGGGGCCATGAGGATCGAGACTGTTTGTCGGGTCAAAAGGGTAAAGGAAAGGCAGATCATGCTTTGGAGGAGAAGCTATTAGTTGGTGTGGTTGTAGATCAGAGCTTGGGAAACATCAATCTGAGTTTTGTATCGGAGGCCGCAAGCGATGAGGTCATTCGCCTTTGCTCAGATATTCAAGTAGGGGTGGAAGAACTTTCTGACTCCAACCCAGGCTAG